The genomic stretch TCGACGCGCGCGAAGCCGCGGGCCACGGACGCAATGCGCTCATCGTCCGTGGCGACAATCACCTCGTGCAGGGTCAGGGATTTCCGGCACTGCTCCACCACCCACTGCAGCAGCGGACGCCCGGCGATCGGGTGCAGCGGTTTTCCCGGAAAGCGTGTGGAGGCAAACCGTGCGGGGATGACGCCGACGAGCCTCATGGCCGTGGTGGCTGCTCGGGAGGAGATGGAATGGGGGGGGGTGGTTGGAACCGCGCAGGCCGGTTTACCAGAGCCACGACCAGAAGCTGTCCGGGTTCACCGAGCCCTTCAGTTCCGTGTTGGGCCCCAGGGCCGATGTCACAAATTCCTGGGATTCCAGGTCAGGTGCCATCCGGATTTGCGCCGTCAGGAGCCCGTTCTCGGGTCCCTGCCGCAGATCGCACGCGATGCGGTTGGCCGACAGGGTGTAGGTGGCCGGTGTCATTCCGGAGACCACCTGGTCCCGGTTGTCCAACCGGAGGGTGCCGGAATAACTCACGGGGGTGGCGCTGGTCAGGATGACCACATACTCCCGCTTGGCGGGCGTGGTCTGGCAACCGGTCCAAAGGACCACGGCAAGAAGTGGCAGGCAGGCGAGTCGGGCTTTCATGAGAGTGTCAGCGGGCCTGGCGAATGCGTACGGCGTACGCGGAGGCCAGAGGATTTAGAGAGGTGAAGGTGAGAGTCTCGGTGGAATTCTCGGTCAGGATGACGTTTTCCCACGGGGTTTCGTCCCCGGTGGAGAAGCCTGAGGCGTCCTTGAAGACGCATTGTGCCTGGACCTGGATCCGCCGGTTCTCCAAGTTGAGCACGATGCAGGAGACCTTGAGCCGGCCGTCGTCCAGGCGGGACTCCTGAAGGCCCAGGGTGGTTACGGATTTCCGGGCGCCCGGGTCCATGAGCTGAAACTGCCCGGTCTTCGCCCAAGCCGCGGCCTCAGCCCCCTTTGGCGGGTACGGTCCCTGGTGACTGGAGCAGCCGGCAAGGGCTGCTGCGAGGAGGCTCAGCAGGACGATTCCGGTGGTGCGGCGGTTCACGGGGGAAGCTTTACGAGTTTCGGTCGCTGAGGAAAAGCACGGTGTCGCGCCCCGGTACCACATGGAAACGGGCTTGGCGGGTGACCCGCACCTGTCCGGTGGGACTGCGAAACTCCACCGTGGCGGTGTGGACGCCGGGGGGCAGCCGGAGGGCGGCGAACGCCAGCAGGTTGGGCAGATTGGACCACTGCCGGGTGTCGGCGGCCGGGGTGGTGGCAGCGCTGATCGCCTTGGTCACCAGGCCGGCCAGCGCGACCCCCATGCCCGCGTTGCGGGTGGCATTGGAATTGCCGGCGATGGCCAGGGCGCTTCCCGCAACGATGGCGGCCGTGCCCAAGGTGTCGGTGGTGCCCTTGAACACGGCCTTGCCCTGCAGCACGTGATCCATCACGCGGCCGCCCCGGGTCGTCGCCTGGTAGGTGAGATCGTCCAGCGGGCCGACGTGCAACGTCTGGTCCCCGACGTGGATCACCGCCACCGGATCGGGTGCCGTTCCCGGGCGGAATTTGAGCCGCTCGCCGAACTCGCCGTCGGCGTATTTGACCGGTCCGCGTCCCATTTCCAGGAAGAACAGCACGTTTACGGACGGGTCGGGTGGGGGCGGTGGATTGAGTCGCGCGCTGTTGGTGGCCCGGCGCCAGGCATCCCGGCCATCTCCGCCCAGTTTGATCGTGGCGAGCCCCTCGAGATAGTCCAGCAACACCCAGTCACACTCCGTGATCCCGTTCTCCGGATCGGTGTCCTGAAGCGCAGCGCTCCGGAAAGCGGCCCTGGCGTTGTCGGGTTCACCATCCATCCAGTAGAGCAGGCCACGGTAATAGTAGGCCATCACCCGTTCATAGGGCTCGCCTCGGAACGTTTTGACGGATTCGGGATTGAAGAGGCCGCGCGACTCCCGGGCCGAGGCATCGCCGGCCGAATTGGAGCCAATCACCGCAAGCGCTGCGTCCAGACGGTCCCTGGCCTCAGGGTAGTTGCCGGACCTCAAGGCGGTCAGGGCCTCCTCGTAGTCCCTGAGGACCCGGTTTCTGCGCGCCTGCTCTTCCGGGGCGACGGTGGCGCACCCCGTGACGGCCAGCAGCAGGACGACGGCCCAAACCTGGGACAGCGCACGGCTCACCGGTAGGCCGCATCCTCCACCGACTGCTTTTTTACCTCGGCGGAATCCTCCCAGAGAATCTCACTCGTTCGCGGGTCAATCAGTTGGAAGGTGTACAACACGTAATCGCTCACACCGCCTCTGGCCTGGGTACTGAGCCCCTGCAGGCGACCGGTGAGAAAGAAATCAGCTCCCTTGAACTCCTGGAGGAACGGGTCCGCATTGGCCGTTACCTTGCCCTCCTGTTTCAAGGCCCGCTCCTGCTCAAGAGCCGTCATCCGGTCGCGCGCCAGGAAGCGGATGCGTCCGTTCGCCTGGCTGTTCAACAGCGCGCGGATGCGGGTGGTGAACAGGTCCTTGTTAATTGGAAACCGGGTGTCGTTCTCGACGGGCAACAGGACCACGCGGGGCGGGGCCGGTTGGAAGTCCCGGATCTCGGAATTGGAGAGGAGGCTGCGGGCCATCCGGTCCGTGATGGCGACGAGGTCCTGGGATTCAATGCCCGAGCCCGTGATGAACCCCTGCTCATCCGCCTTCAGTACCGTCACCGGAACCCCGGACGGATTTTGGACTCCCGAGGCGCAACCACCCACCAGCGCGGCGAGCGCCACCGGTGCCAGCCCGGGGAGAAACCGTTGCATCATGGATCCACTCAAAGGCAGAACCCGGGCGGGGTCAACTGGGATGATGTCCGGGTGGGGCGCCCGTGCGGCACGAAGGGCCCGCCCATGGGGGGGGATGGACTGCGACCCCGGGGAGGGCGGTTGGTGGGTCCAGTCATGTCTGATTGCGATCCCGACGGCCATGGGATGAAAGTCGGGGATTCCCGCTTGTCACCGGGGTTCCCCAGCTTAGAATGAATCCGCTTAATGAAACGCGATCCTCTAAATCAATTTGTTGCCCTGCGTCAGGCTCTGGTTTCCCGCCGGTCGGACCTGCGGACAGAGCTTTCCCGGCTCAACGAGGCATTGGGAGTTGTGGCGGCAGCGCCGCGGGTCGAGGCTTCCGCGGCGGGTCCTGAGGCGGATGGGGTGGTCCGTCCGGTGCGTCGGGGCCGGCGGCCTGGTGGCCGCCGGCCCCGGAATGAGTTGTCGCTACGGGAGGCGGTGCTCACCGTGACCCGCGCGAAGCCTCTCGCGAAGGCCGAGATTCTCGATGCCGTGGGCCAGTTGGGGTATCAGTTTTCGGCGAAAAGCCCCTTGAATTCGCTCAATACACTTTTGTACACCGACAAGCAGATCAAGAATTACGGGGGAAAGTTTGGCCCGGGATAAGTCCCCCCATCCCCGGCGGTGTAGGCCCGCCCACTGGCGGGCCCTTTTTTGAAGGACGGAGACCCCCAAACCTCCAACGCTAAGATGCTGGCCCGGCGGGTGATCCCCTGTCTTGACGTGCATGACGGCCATGTGACCCGCGGGGTTCAATTTGGCCGTGCGGAAGCGGGCGGCCTCAGAATTGTCGGCGATCCCGTCGAGCTCGCCATGCGGTATAATGAGCAGGGCGCCGACGAGATGGTGTTCTTCGACATCACCGCGAGCGCGCATGGGCGAAGCACCATGGTGGAGGTCATTGAGCGAACCGCCGACCGTTGCTTCATGCCGCTGACCGTTGGCGGGGGTATCCGGTCCGTGGAGGACATGGGAACCATGCTCCACGCGGGGGCGGACAAGGTGAGTCTCAACTCCGCCGCCCTGGCGGCACCCGGGCTGATCCGCGCCGGCGCCGCAAAGTTTGGCAGCCAGTGCATTGTCGTCTCGATGGATGCCCGGCGCGTCGGGACGGATCACTGGGAGGTGTTTTCCCGCGGCGGACGCGAGCCGACCGGTCGCGAAGCCGTGTCGTGGGCCCGTGAGGCGGTCGGGCTGGGCGCCGGGGAGCTGGTGGTGAACTCCATTGATGCCGATGGCACGCGCCAGGGATTTGACATCGAGATCACCCGCAGGGTGAGCGAGGCGGTCGGCGTGCCGGTGGTGGCCAGTGGCGGGGCGGGGAGCCTCGAGCATCTGGCCGAGGTGCTCATCGCGGGACGGGCGGACGCGGTGCTGGCAGCGAGCATCTTTCATTTCGGGGATTTGACCGTGGGCCAGGTGAAGGAGTATCTCGCCGGTCGCGGCCTCCCGGTCCGCCGCCTCCCCGGCTGACCAACGCTGCACGCGCGCCGGACTTTTCGCGCGTTGCTCCAAACCTTGTGAACCTGCTGAACTCAGTTAAGTGGAGCGCCGACGGCCTGATCCCGGCCATCATTCAGGACCATGCCACGGGGCGTGTCCTGATGATGGCCTGGATGAACCGTGCGGCGCTGGAACGGACGCTGCAAAGCCGTCAGACCTGGTTCTGGAGCCGGTCCCGCGGCAAATTCTGGATGAAGGGGGAAACCAGCGGACACGTGCAGGAGGTGCAGGACGTATCAGTGGACTGTGACGGTGACACGCTGTTGATCCAGGTGAAGCAGACGGGTGCGGCCTGTCACGAGGGGTACCGGAGCTGTTTCTTTCGCAGCGTCGGCGCTGCGGACGGGACGTTGCTGGTCACCGAGTCCCGGCTGGCCGATCCGGGCACAATTTACTCCAAGCCCTCAGGAACCTGATGGACACGGACTGGGATGCCGTCGTCGGGGGCTCGTGAATGGACCTGGAAACCATGCTGTCGCCGGGCAGTCCGGAGTGGTGGCTCCTGGTGGGGGTGGTGGGCTTCGGACGCGGGTGCGATCTGGGCTCCACCTATGTGGCCACTCCGGGGTTGTTGCTGGAGGCGAATCCGATTGCGCGCCGGTTGGGCTGGAGGCTGGGGGTGGTGGTCAATCTCGCCCTGGTGCTGCTGGCCGCGTCCTGGCCGCTGCTGGCGATTTCGCTGACGACCACAAGCCTGCTGATTGCCGCGCGCAACCTGCAGTCCGCCTGGCTGATGCGCTCCATGGGTGAGGGCGGGTATCGTCGGTGGATGCGGAGCCGGCTGGACGCGGGGGGTCGCGGTCTGGCCTGGGCCTGCTTTCTGGGGGAGGCCCTCCTGTTTGCGGTGGTGGGCGGGGCTCTGTTGTGGTTTGGACGATGGCAACTGGTCCCATTCGCGATCGGACTGGGCATTGCGAGTCATGCAGCGGCGGTCGGCGTATTCACCTCGCTGGCTCTCTGGCGCGGCCGGGACGGGAACGTTGCCCCGAATTAGCACGTTTGTTTGGGCCCGGTGGCGGCTGGAGGATTGCCTTGGCTGGCTGCCGGACTTCAGATTGGGCACGTGAGATCCGAGTGCATTTGCCGCATCCTTCCAATCCTGATGCTGTCCCTTGCTGCCTGGCGGGGCGGAGCTGCCGAGTTAAAGACCCGAAACGTGATTTTTATCAGCACCGACGGCCTTCGATGGGAGGAAGTGTTCCGGGGGGCCGAGGAGCTGCTGCTCAGCAAGGAGTGGGGCGGGATCAACGATACCAACCGGGTTCGCCGGGAGTGGTGGCGACCGACCCCGGAGGAGCGCCGCGAGGTGCTCTTCCCCTTCCTTTGGGGGGTGGTGGCGCAGCAGGGGCAGTTGTTTGGAAACCGGGATGCGGGCAGCGAAGTGCGCGTCACCAACGGACGCAACTTCTCCTATCCGGGCTACAACGAGTTCCTGACGGGGCGGGCCGATCCGGCCATTGACAGCAACGACAAGGTGCTGAACGCAAACACCAATGTCATCGAGTGGATCGGCGGTCAGCCGGGGTTTGAAGGGCGCGTGGCCGCCGCGGTGAACTGGGAGGTGCTGCCGTGGATCCTTAATGCCCCACGCGGCGGGTTTCCCGTGTGGAGCGGTTTCGACGTTCCTCCAGGAACCCAACGGATGACCGTGCCTTCGTTGCTCACCGATCTGGCGGAGCACAGCCTGACCGTCTGGCAGGGTGTCCTGCTCGACACCTTCGTCCGCGGCGCCGCTTTGCACGCGCTGGAAACCCTCAAGCCGAGGGTGCTCTACGTATCCTACGGCGAGACGGACGACTGGGCCCATGAGGGCAACTATGAACGCTACCTTCGCGCCGCCGTGAATTTCGACCGGTTCCTTGGCGATCTATGGACGGCCTGCCAGTCGCTTCCGGAGTACCGCGACCGAACCTCCCTGGTGATCACGACCGATCATGGACGCGGCCCGTCGCCCGTGGCTTGGAAAAGTCATGGGCGGGAGATTCCCGGCTCCGTCTTCATGTGGATGGCAGTGCTCGGTCCCGACACCGCACCCCTCGGGGAGCGCCGCAATGTGGCGCCCGTCACCCAATCCCAGGCGGCGGCCACGGTGGCCGCACTGCTGGGACTGGATTTCCGGAGCCTCGATGACCGGATTGCGCCGCCGGTGGTGGATGTGGTGGGTCGTTGACACGGCTGCGTGAGGGGCGGTGTCCGCCACAGAACTGTTGCTTGAGTTCAGGACCGGTTTCGGGGCCCATGGAGTGGACCATGAAACGACTCTTGGGGACCGGATCCAGTGCGGCGATTGCCGCGGTTCTTGGCGGTGCGCGACTTGCGGCGGCCACCGCGGTCGAGGTCGGTCCGGCGGCCACCCATCTCCTGCCGCGCGGCAAGGAAGCCGACGGCATCGTGGGCGACTTTGTGCTGCGCAACGACCTGGTGGAGGCGACCGTTTCGCACAACGCGTCCCTGCGCCGGGCCAACATGAGCACGTTCTATGGGACCAATGGCATCACGCCCGGCTGCCTGTATGACCTCGGGCTCCGCGGGCACGCCAACGATCAACTCGTCATCTTCGCGCCGCTCGCCCAGCAGGGCCCGGTCTCGTATGTGCGTGTGGATCGCCACGGCGACGGGGGCGCGGCCGTGGTTGAGACGGTGGTTTCGGCGCCCGGCAACGAGGGCCTCCACAAGCGCCATGCCTATCACCTCGAAGACGGCATGCAGGGAATCCTGATCGCCTCGACGGTTCGCAACGAGGGGATGCAGAGCCTGACCAATCGTCTCGACGACCGGTGGACCCGGTTTGCGTCGTCCGGAGAAGTGGATGGGATCGTGTGGGCGGATGCCGAGGATCCCGCGGATCGGGCCGGGTACGCTTACGCGTGGCTGCCGGTGGCCGATGGTCCCAAACGTGGTGAGGAGTGGGTGTTGCAGCCCGGGGAAGAACTGGAAGTGGTGCGGTTCCTGGCCGTCGGGCGTTCACCTGCGGAGGCTGCCGGAGTGGTTGCGGCACGACTGGGACCTGTTGGGAGGCTCCAGGCATCGGTGCGCGATGCTTCCGGGGAGCCGGTTCCCACCGCACGGTTCCGCATTCCCTGGGGCGCGGGAAGTGTTCCAGCGTACCCCGATCACGACGGCACCCTTGACCTGGCGCTGCCTCCCGGCACTTATGAGGTCGAAGTGTCGGACATCGGCCGTCCGGCAGTGAAGCGCCGGGTCACGATTGGAACGAACCAGGCGGCCGTCGTGGAGGTCGCAATGGAGGCCGCCGCGATGGCGCGTTTTGACATTCGGGACGAGTTTGAAACCTCAATCCCCTGCAAGGTGCAATTCCTCGGGATCGGCGATACGCCGTCCCCCAATCTTGGTCCGAAGCTCCGTGCGCACGGCTGTGCGGATCAATATCACAGCGAACGGGGCGACTTCCGGGTCCAACTTCCGCCGGGCGCCTACCGGATCGTGGTGACCCGCGGCCCGGAGTTCGGGCATCTCGAACAGGAGATTCTGCTGGAACCAGGCGGGACCGTTGCCGTCGCCGGAGTTCTGCGGCGTCTGGTGGACACCTCGGGCTGGGTGAGCTGTGACTACCACAACCACACCACCGAGAGCGGCGACAACACCTGTGGCGTGCGGGACCGGTTGATCAACCTGGCTGCCGAGCACATCGAGTTCGCCCCCACGACCGAGCACAACCGGTTCTTTGACTGGGGGCCCCACATCGAGGCGTTGGGTCTGGCCCCGTTTCTGAAGACGGTTCCCGGGGTCGAGTTGACCGGATCCGGCCAGCATATGAATTCATTTCCCTTTGAGCCGGTGCCGCACCGTCAGGACAACGGCGCGCCGATGTGGAATCGAGACCCGCGCATCACGGCAATCACCCTTCGCGGATGGCAGGGCGGGGAGCCGCTGCGATGGATCCAGTTGAACCACCCGGACCTGGCGGAGGACTTCAATGACCGGGACGGTGACGGCGAACCGGATGGCGGATTTGCCGGACTCGACCGCCTGGTGGATGCCCTCGAGACTCAGAATTTTGTGAATGACGACCTGCTGGCAGAAGCGCCGATGCGGATCGTCCGCGGTGCCGCCGGCCGGGAGTCGGTCCGCCAGGTCTGGGAATTCATCTGGCTTCAATTGCTCAATCGTGGCACGCGGCTCTGGGCCACTGCAGTCGCGGATGCCCATGCGGTTCACGGCAATGGCGCAGGGGGGTGGCGCGTCTATCTGCCCAGTTCCAGTGATGATCCCGCGCGGATTGACTGGCGGGAGAATGTTCGCAACGCACGCGCCGGACGCGGCATCGTGACGTCGGGTCCATTTCTCCAAGTGGCTTGCGAGGATGGCACCCAACCCGGCGACACCACGATGCAGCCCGGCATGTTTCACCTCCACGTGCGGGTGCAGTGCACCGACTGGATGGACATCAACCGGGTTCAGGTCCTGGTGAATGGACGGCAGCGTCCTGACCTTAACTTCACCCGGGCCAGCCACCCCGAATGGTTCGGGAACGGGGTGGTGCGGTTTGACCGCAGGCTACCGATCCGGTTGAGCGAGGACGCGCACCTGATCGTTGTGGCGGTTGGAGAGGGACTCAACCTGCAGAAGGGATTCGGGACCAGCGATCAGGCCGGACTCCGGCCGTGCGCGTACAACAATCCCATTTTTGTGGATGTGGATGGGGACGGTTTCAAGCCCAACGGTGACCTGCTGGGGTGGCCTCTGCCGACCGGAAAGCGCGATGTGGATACGGTTCGGGCGGCGCTGGTTGCCGCAGGACTGAACCCCGAAACAGCCCGACGCTGAACCACCAACCACTCTCCGGTCAGGGAACCACCACACGGAAATACCACGGCTCCAGGCCGGCGGCGTCCGCAAGGGGCCATCGGACCGGACCTCCGGTTCCGTTGAGTTCCTGAAGGAGCCTCCAGTCCGGGTGGGCAAGGTTTCGCGTCCCCTCGATTCGGTGGGGGAGTGCCTCGGCGGTGTTGAACACCAGGTGGAGCTGATCTCCGAACCATTCCACACCAATCCGCACCGCCAAGGCAGCGGTCACCGCCGCCTGGAACGTGACCTCGTCAGCGAGCGGCGGCACACCGTCGTCCGTGACCCGAATGGTGATGTCCTGGACGCCCAACTGATTTGGGGCGGGCGTCCAGAGGAGGAACCCGCGCGGGCTGACCGTCATGCCGGCCGGTCCGCGAACAAGACTGAAGGTGAGCCGATGGTAGGGATCCGGATCCGTGGCGACCAGGGTGAACCGCCATGGAAGGCCCATTGGCACTTCCTGTCTGGCGACCGCGGCCAAGCGGGGCGGCCGGTTCGGCGTGTCGGGATCACCCGGGGTGGGGGATGCCGGGCGGCTGGATCCAGCGATTCCGTCTGCATCCGGGATGGCACTGGTGTTCGGCGGGAGGCCGGAGTGGCGCAGATAATCCATGACCGCGAGCCCTCCCAGTTGCGGGCGCGCCAGCACCACCACACCTCCCGAAGGTTCCAATCGAAATGAGGTGTGCCATTCCGAGGGGGTGGACTTCGAGGGTTGTCCGTCGGCAAAGATGACCACGTGGCTGCGCGGAGACAGTACCGCCTCCTTGGGAAATGCCCAGCGGTCCCATGCCGTCGCATTGTCACTGAGGAACCAGCCCGCCAAGGGAATCGGATCGTCTCCGCGATTGACCAGCTCAATCCAGGGCTCGCGCATTCCGCTGCCATCCGCGAGCCCTTCGGTGTTGAGGGGCAGCACCTCCGAGATCCATACCGGTGGAAACTCCGGCAGGTCCAGGCGGAGACTGTTGGGGGCGCCCGGGGTCCGGGGCGCCACCGTGCCGCCATCCAGGTCGAGTGAGCAGCCGAAGACGATGTCCGAACTCGTGCTGTTGACCTGGTGCACCTCCACCGCCAGCACGTTGGTCCCGGCCACGAGCCCAGTGCCCGGCAGGGCAAACGGCCCGGTCAACACGGCGTTGTCCACCAGCGACGCAGGTGTGTTGAAGTCCACGGGAATTCCGGCCGGAATGTTCTGCCGAAAGATTTCGCGGCCGTTCAGGTAGAACACGGCCCCGTCGTCAATCACGGTGCGGAGCTGCAGGCGCGTGCCGTCCGGAGGCACCGGAAGGACAAAACTCGTGCGGAAGTAATAGGTGTTCTGGCCAAGCCGGAGCGGCGTGCTTTTTGGTGCCGGTAATGCGGCGTCCTCGACGTAGAGCAGCGCCCGGCCCGCGGGCCACCCGGCATCCTGAAAATCCGGGTCCTTCCAGGAGGCCGGCAGAGGACCCTCCTGATAGTACCGCCAGCTGTTGGTCAGGACGACCAGCTGGCGCGGTCCGTCGTAGGTCTGCGGGGCGGCCCAGTTTCCGACCCGGGTGTTGTCCCGGCGCACATCCAGCAGTTGCAACGAGGTGCCGCCGCCGCGGGCCGCGGCGGGCCACGGTGCGGCCGCCTCAAACCGGACTTCATCGAGGATTTCGGCCACCGAGGCAGCCATCGCCGGCGTCCAAAGCCGCAGAACATCGCCCACAGGATTCAACGTGCCGGTCCATTGCCCGGCAACTGACGGTCCCTCGCCATGGGCGGAACGGAACGCGGCGAAATTCTCCACCACACAGGCCGCGGCACCCGGGGACAGCACGAAGCCGTCCGGGAAGGTGAACTCCAATCCCAGGCCGCGCAGTCGCACGCCGCCGAGCGGCCAGGGGGTGCGCTCGGATCGGTTGAGAATCTCGATGTAGGCGGCGCCAGGCGTTTCCGGGTGAGTCATCAATTCGCTGATCAGCACTTGGAATCCGGGGTGCGTCGCAATCTGGAAGGTTTGGGCTGCACTCTTCTTTTCAGGCCCGTCATCCGTCACCCGTACCGTGACCTCCCAGCGGTCTGCACCGGCATCCGGGGGCGACTGCCAGGAAAATCGGCCCGTAACCGGGTCCATTTCCGCGCCATCCGGCGCGCCTGGATCGAGGGAAAAGGTCAGCGCCTGAACCGGGAGGTCGGCATCGGACGCCACCACGAAGAATTCGACACGTTCCCCTTCCGTGATTTCGACATCGGCGACGGGTTGGAGCCGGGGAGGCTGGTTGTCTTCCAGGATCGTGACGCCGAGCAGGTACTGGTCGCTGAGTGGCAATCCGGTGATCTGGGTCACGCGGACCAGAATCAGATGGCTGCTGGGGCCATCCTCCTCGGTGGTTTCCCACACGAGCACACCGGTGACGGGGTCCAGTGTCACTCCGGGCGGAGCGCCGGGCGGCAGGCTGAACCGGAGTTCGTTGGGCGGCCGGTCGGAATCCCAGGCGCGGTTGGTCACCACCAGGGTTTGCCCCTCGAGAAGGGTCATCGGCGGGAGTTGCTCAATCACCGGCGCATTATCGGCTTCGTTGACGGTGACTTGAATCGAACGTTCTGCGGTGAGTGGAGGCTCGCCGTCGTCGGTGACCCGCACGGTCAGTTCGAAGCGTCCGGGACCCTGCTCCTCGGTGGGAATCCAGGACAGGGTGCCCGTGTCGGCATCCAGGCTGGCGCCCTCGGGCGGGTTCAGAATGGAGAACGTCAGCCGCTGCGGCGGGATGTCCGGATCGGAGGCCGCCAGGGTGACTCTAAGTTCCGAGCCCTCGTCCGCCGACTGTGGTGGCACCACCTCAAGGGTCGGAGGCCGGTTGACCTCGAAGACCCGGACTGTCAGGCGCTCCCAGGCGCTGCGTGAAGGGGTGCCATTGTCGGCAACGCGGACCGTGAGCGTGTAGGAGCCCGGGCCCTGGGACTCGGTCGGTACCCAGGTGAAGACTCCGGTCGGTCCGTCCATGGACGCCCCTTCTGGCGCTCCATCATCGAGGGAGAAGGTCAGTTGCTGCCCTGGGTTGGCGTCGGTGGCTGTCGCCGTAAACTGCAGGAGGACCATTTCGTCCACGGACAGGTCCCCGATTCGATCGAGGACCGGCGGAACATTGCCGCCAGCGACCTGGTTGGAGCGGCCTGGGGTGGGGGCGTCCATCGGGAAGAGATCACCCGCGCCGCCATCCGGGAACCGGCCCTCCGACACGTTGGGCGACTGGGGGCCGAAGGTGATGACATCCACGGGTTGCCCGTTTGGATCAAACAGGCCGATGGATTCGCCGGCGGCCGCGAGACGGAAGTTGACGTGGAGGTCCCCGTTGCCCAGTGCATTCTGGGCCACCTCGTCATCCGCCCAGACAACCCGGAAGCCGAGCGGAGGAATCACGTAACCTGGAGGGATCCGGAACTGGTTCCACTGGTTGAGATTGTCCGTCAGGTAATAGCCGGAAAGATCCGCCGCTTCCGGACCCGCGTTGTAGAGTTCGAACCAGTCATCGAAGCGCCCGTCCGCGGGATCGGCCACGGCGCCCGAATTGGTCGCCATGAATTCGTTGATCGTGACCGCGAGCCCGGGAACCGTGGGATCGTTGGGCAGGCCCGGTGTCACCCTCTGAAATAGGCGGCGTCGCAGCGGATCCGCGTCGGGCATCGAGCCCACGCTCCGCTCCGCGGGCACGGCGGAATACTCGACGAAGTCGAGGGCCGCCGGGGCATTCCCGGCGTCCCGCCGCCAGGCGAGGATGACCACACCCTGTTCCGGGGTGA from Verrucomicrobiia bacterium encodes the following:
- the hisF gene encoding imidazole glycerol phosphate synthase subunit HisF gives rise to the protein MLARRVIPCLDVHDGHVTRGVQFGRAEAGGLRIVGDPVELAMRYNEQGADEMVFFDITASAHGRSTMVEVIERTADRCFMPLTVGGGIRSVEDMGTMLHAGADKVSLNSAALAAPGLIRAGAAKFGSQCIVVSMDARRVGTDHWEVFSRGGREPTGREAVSWAREAVGLGAGELVVNSIDADGTRQGFDIEITRRVSEAVGVPVVASGGAGSLEHLAEVLIAGRADAVLAASIFHFGDLTVGQVKEYLAGRGLPVRRLPG
- a CDS encoding YcfL family protein — its product is MNRRTTGIVLLSLLAAALAGCSSHQGPYPPKGAEAAAWAKTGQFQLMDPGARKSVTTLGLQESRLDDGRLKVSCIVLNLENRRIQVQAQCVFKDASGFSTGDETPWENVILTENSTETLTFTSLNPLASAYAVRIRQAR
- the hisI gene encoding phosphoribosyl-AMP cyclohydrolase is translated as MNLLNSVKWSADGLIPAIIQDHATGRVLMMAWMNRAALERTLQSRQTWFWSRSRGKFWMKGETSGHVQEVQDVSVDCDGDTLLIQVKQTGAACHEGYRSCFFRSVGAADGTLLVTESRLADPGTIYSKPSGT
- a CDS encoding carboxypeptidase regulatory-like domain-containing protein codes for the protein MKRLLGTGSSAAIAAVLGGARLAAATAVEVGPAATHLLPRGKEADGIVGDFVLRNDLVEATVSHNASLRRANMSTFYGTNGITPGCLYDLGLRGHANDQLVIFAPLAQQGPVSYVRVDRHGDGGAAVVETVVSAPGNEGLHKRHAYHLEDGMQGILIASTVRNEGMQSLTNRLDDRWTRFASSGEVDGIVWADAEDPADRAGYAYAWLPVADGPKRGEEWVLQPGEELEVVRFLAVGRSPAEAAGVVAARLGPVGRLQASVRDASGEPVPTARFRIPWGAGSVPAYPDHDGTLDLALPPGTYEVEVSDIGRPAVKRRVTIGTNQAAVVEVAMEAAAMARFDIRDEFETSIPCKVQFLGIGDTPSPNLGPKLRAHGCADQYHSERGDFRVQLPPGAYRIVVTRGPEFGHLEQEILLEPGGTVAVAGVLRRLVDTSGWVSCDYHNHTTESGDNTCGVRDRLINLAAEHIEFAPTTEHNRFFDWGPHIEALGLAPFLKTVPGVELTGSGQHMNSFPFEPVPHRQDNGAPMWNRDPRITAITLRGWQGGEPLRWIQLNHPDLAEDFNDRDGDGEPDGGFAGLDRLVDALETQNFVNDDLLAEAPMRIVRGAAGRESVRQVWEFIWLQLLNRGTRLWATAVADAHAVHGNGAGGWRVYLPSSSDDPARIDWRENVRNARAGRGIVTSGPFLQVACEDGTQPGDTTMQPGMFHLHVRVQCTDWMDINRVQVLVNGRQRPDLNFTRASHPEWFGNGVVRFDRRLPIRLSEDAHLIVVAVGEGLNLQKGFGTSDQAGLRPCAYNNPIFVDVDGDGFKPNGDLLGWPLPTGKRDVDTVRAALVAAGLNPETARR
- a CDS encoding penicillin-binding protein activator LpoB, producing the protein MMQRFLPGLAPVALAALVGGCASGVQNPSGVPVTVLKADEQGFITGSGIESQDLVAITDRMARSLLSNSEIRDFQPAPPRVVLLPVENDTRFPINKDLFTTRIRALLNSQANGRIRFLARDRMTALEQERALKQEGKVTANADPFLQEFKGADFFLTGRLQGLSTQARGGVSDYVLYTFQLIDPRTSEILWEDSAEVKKQSVEDAAYR
- a CDS encoding alkaline phosphatase family protein, with translation MLSLAAWRGGAAELKTRNVIFISTDGLRWEEVFRGAEELLLSKEWGGINDTNRVRREWWRPTPEERREVLFPFLWGVVAQQGQLFGNRDAGSEVRVTNGRNFSYPGYNEFLTGRADPAIDSNDKVLNANTNVIEWIGGQPGFEGRVAAAVNWEVLPWILNAPRGGFPVWSGFDVPPGTQRMTVPSLLTDLAEHSLTVWQGVLLDTFVRGAALHALETLKPRVLYVSYGETDDWAHEGNYERYLRAAVNFDRFLGDLWTACQSLPEYRDRTSLVITTDHGRGPSPVAWKSHGREIPGSVFMWMAVLGPDTAPLGERRNVAPVTQSQAAATVAALLGLDFRSLDDRIAPPVVDVVGR